One Caldibacillus debilis DSM 16016 genomic window carries:
- the acsA gene encoding acetate--CoA ligase translates to MKLETLPVKQGDYNLKNYEEAYRNFRWETIEADFSWHKTGKVNMAYEAIDRHAEGFRKNKIALYFRDQNRYEKYTFKEMKELTNKAANVLKDMGVEKGDRVFIFLPRSPELYFALLGAIKLGAIVGPLFEAFMEGAVRDRLQDSGAKVLVTNPELYKRVPVQDLPDLKKILLVGEKIEETDRIADFNRRMAEADRHLDITWVGREDGLILHYTSGSTGKPKGVLHVHNAMIQHYATGKWVLDLKEDDVYWCTADPGWVTGTSYGVFAPWLNGASSVIVGGRFSPDDWYKTIEDFRVTVWYSAPTAFRMLMGAGDELVKKYDLSSLRHILSVGEPLNPEVIRWGYKVFGRRIHDTWWMTETGAILISNYPCMEIRPGSMGRPIPGVEAAIVDDQGNELPPYRMGNLAIKKGWPSMMRQIWNNPAKYESYFLPNGWYISGDTAYMDEDGYFWFQGRKDDVILTSGERVGPFEVESKLVEHPAVAEAGVIGKPDPVRGEIIKAFISLREGYEPSEELKEEIRQFVRQGLAAHAAPREIEFRDKLPKTRSGKIMRRVLKAWELNLPAGDLSTMED, encoded by the coding sequence TTGAAATTGGAAACGCTGCCGGTCAAACAAGGGGACTACAATCTGAAGAACTATGAAGAAGCCTATCGGAATTTTCGCTGGGAAACGATCGAAGCGGACTTTTCCTGGCATAAGACGGGAAAAGTCAATATGGCCTACGAGGCGATTGACCGTCATGCGGAGGGATTCCGCAAAAACAAGATCGCCCTTTATTTCCGGGACCAGAACCGTTACGAAAAGTATACGTTTAAGGAAATGAAAGAATTGACCAACAAGGCGGCCAACGTTTTAAAGGATATGGGCGTGGAAAAGGGGGACCGGGTCTTCATCTTTCTGCCCCGTTCTCCGGAATTGTACTTCGCCCTGCTCGGGGCCATCAAGCTAGGGGCGATCGTGGGGCCGCTGTTTGAGGCCTTCATGGAAGGCGCCGTCCGCGACCGCCTGCAGGACAGCGGCGCGAAAGTGCTCGTCACGAATCCCGAACTGTACAAAAGGGTCCCCGTCCAAGATCTGCCGGATTTGAAAAAGATCTTGCTCGTCGGGGAAAAGATTGAAGAAACGGATCGGATCGCCGATTTCAACAGGCGCATGGCCGAGGCCGACAGGCATTTGGACATCACCTGGGTCGGCCGGGAGGACGGTTTAATCCTTCATTACACCTCCGGTTCGACGGGGAAACCGAAGGGCGTGCTCCATGTTCATAACGCCATGATCCAGCATTACGCGACCGGAAAATGGGTGCTGGATTTGAAGGAAGACGATGTTTATTGGTGCACCGCCGACCCGGGCTGGGTGACGGGGACTTCTTACGGCGTGTTCGCCCCATGGCTGAACGGCGCATCCAGCGTGATTGTCGGCGGCCGGTTCAGCCCCGATGACTGGTATAAAACGATCGAAGATTTCCGGGTGACGGTTTGGTACAGCGCCCCGACGGCATTCCGGATGCTGATGGGCGCCGGGGACGAGCTGGTCAAAAAATATGATCTATCCTCCCTGCGCCATATTTTAAGCGTCGGCGAGCCGCTGAACCCGGAGGTGATCCGCTGGGGGTATAAAGTGTTCGGGCGGCGGATCCATGATACTTGGTGGATGACGGAAACGGGAGCGATTTTAATCAGCAATTATCCGTGCATGGAGATCCGCCCGGGCTCGATGGGAAGACCGATTCCCGGGGTGGAGGCGGCCATCGTCGATGATCAGGGGAACGAGCTGCCCCCGTACCGGATGGGCAATTTGGCGATTAAAAAAGGCTGGCCGTCCATGATGCGGCAAATTTGGAACAACCCCGCCAAATATGAATCCTACTTCCTCCCGAACGGATGGTATATTTCCGGAGATACCGCCTATATGGACGAAGATGGATATTTCTGGTTCCAAGGGAGAAAAGACGATGTCATTCTTACTTCCGGCGAGCGGGTCGGCCCCTTTGAAGTGGAAAGCAAGCTGGTCGAGCACCCCGCCGTCGCCGAAGCCGGCGTCATCGGCAAGCCGGATCCGGTGAGGGGGGAAATCATCAAAGCCTTCATTTCCCTGCGGGAGGGGTACGAACCTTCCGAGGAATTGAAAGAAGAAATCCGCCAATTTGTCCGGCAGGGGCTCGCCGCCCACGCCGCGCCGCGGGAAATCGAATTCCGCGACAAACTTCCGAAAACCCGGAGCGGAAAAATCATGCGCCGGGTGCTGAAGGCGTGGGAACTGAATCTCCCCGCCGGGGATTTGTCCACAATGGAAGATTGA